One Candidatus Methanoperedens sp. DNA window includes the following coding sequences:
- a CDS encoding DUF2769 domain-containing protein yields MQDKIKELNKICICVNCPTYIGTGESKLTFCAIGKSAIIKNYKGCLCPTCPVQKSLSLRWDRYCLRGSGKEQSGMK; encoded by the coding sequence ATGCAGGATAAAATCAAAGAACTGAATAAAATATGTATTTGTGTAAACTGTCCTACGTATATTGGAACAGGCGAGAGTAAACTTACATTTTGTGCAATCGGGAAAAGCGCAATAATCAAAAATTATAAAGGTTGTCTATGCCCTACCTGCCCTGTCCAGAAGAGCCTGTCTCTCAGATGGGACCGCTATTGCCTCAGGGGTTCTGGTAAAGAGCAGTCAGGTATGAAATAA
- a CDS encoding response regulator, with the protein MTEKKQESILIVNGEPDTADLFAGMLLMVDDTYIVTTAFTAKECLAGIKKNSPDVVLMDMDLPDMDGWDLIEKIKKNHPDIPIVVSTSKIPVISDMFRLSMVSDYLIKPVTLDCLHMAVRDAIEIPSYLDQCVKTIKYHKEKEDILYLLFLLLKQNITDRKRFILMRQLYPDHKLENDPQGKKLLNNLKEKINSVQTEIKNFKNDRFLLA; encoded by the coding sequence ATGACTGAAAAAAAACAGGAATCTATCCTTATTGTAAACGGTGAACCGGATACAGCTGACCTGTTTGCCGGAATGCTTCTTATGGTTGACGACACATATATTGTTACTACGGCATTTACCGCAAAAGAGTGTCTGGCCGGAATTAAAAAAAATTCGCCTGATGTGGTTTTGATGGATATGGACCTTCCGGACATGGATGGATGGGATCTGATAGAAAAAATAAAAAAGAATCATCCGGATATACCTATTGTAGTCAGTACTTCAAAAATTCCCGTAATCAGTGATATGTTCAGACTTTCCATGGTCTCGGATTATCTTATAAAGCCTGTAACCCTGGATTGCCTCCACATGGCTGTAAGAGATGCTATTGAAATTCCTTCATATCTTGACCAATGTGTTAAAACAATCAAATATCACAAAGAAAAGGAGGATATATTATATTTATTATTTTTATTATTAAAACAAAACATTACCGACAGGAAACGATTTATCCTGATGCGACAGCTTTACCCGGACCATAAACTTGAAAATGATCCGCAGGGTAAGAAACTTCTTAATAATTTGAAAGAAAAGATCAATTCAGTACAAACCGAAATAAAAAATTTCAAAAATGACAGGTTTTTACTGGCCTGA
- a CDS encoding flagellin, which translates to MKAKGTKLIINEDADVGIGTLIIFIAMVLVAAVAAAVLIQTSGVLQQKAQSTGKEATSEVSSNLKVVTVVGTTVGVANPTLIDKLEVGVQLSAGGSDIDFKQVKVKYIDENESVTLNEVTTAPTASAFKYSEDRSISGTSDEVLQAGDLGLITINLTLATSGLEPRKGARVEILPESGTMVLKDVKAPASLGSTASGKIQLFP; encoded by the coding sequence ATGAAAGCTAAAGGAACAAAATTAATAATAAATGAAGACGCCGATGTCGGTATAGGCACGCTGATCATATTTATCGCCATGGTACTTGTTGCGGCGGTAGCAGCAGCAGTGTTGATCCAGACATCAGGTGTGCTTCAGCAAAAAGCACAATCTACAGGTAAAGAAGCAACATCTGAAGTGTCTTCTAACCTGAAAGTAGTTACTGTTGTAGGCACAACAGTTGGTGTAGCCAATCCTACCCTGATTGATAAGCTGGAAGTCGGTGTTCAATTATCAGCCGGTGGAAGCGACATTGATTTCAAGCAAGTAAAGGTGAAATATATCGATGAAAACGAATCTGTAACGTTGAACGAAGTCACTACTGCACCCACTGCTTCGGCATTTAAATATTCTGAAGATAGGTCTATCTCAGGCACTTCCGATGAGGTTCTGCAAGCTGGAGATCTTGGACTTATTACCATAAATCTCACTCTAGCGACATCGGGCCTGGAACCGCGCAAGGGCGCCAGAGTTGAAATACTCCCTGAATCGGGTACGATGGTGCTCAAGGATGTCAAAGCTCCTGCGTCTCTTGGATCAACGGCTTCTGGTAAAATACAACTATTTCCCTGA